One Paraburkholderia sp. IMGN_8 DNA window includes the following coding sequences:
- the tsaE gene encoding tRNA (adenosine(37)-N6)-threonylcarbamoyltransferase complex ATPase subunit type 1 TsaE: MPVNSDLAIQPPADVLLERSFALADEAATNAFGARFAQAIESVRGMQQKTRQQTPDAKRDGAFHGLQVQLSGDLGAGKTTLVRATLRGLGHTGRVRSPTYTLVEPYVLERPAGELALYHFDLYRFTDPAEWADAGFREYFDSGAICLVEWPQRAGRLLGVPDLVFSLELDSEGDGRVLVARAYSESGKACLERC; encoded by the coding sequence ATGCCCGTCAACTCTGATCTCGCGATCCAACCGCCCGCCGACGTCCTGCTCGAACGCTCTTTCGCGCTCGCGGACGAAGCCGCCACCAACGCATTCGGCGCGCGTTTTGCGCAGGCGATCGAAAGCGTGCGCGGAATGCAGCAAAAAACGCGGCAGCAGACGCCAGACGCTAAGCGTGATGGGGCTTTCCACGGACTGCAAGTACAACTCAGCGGCGATCTCGGTGCCGGCAAAACCACGCTCGTGCGCGCGACCTTGCGCGGCCTCGGCCACACCGGCCGCGTGCGCAGTCCCACTTACACACTCGTCGAACCCTACGTGCTCGAACGGCCCGCCGGGGAACTCGCGCTCTATCACTTCGATCTTTATAGATTCACCGATCCGGCCGAATGGGCCGACGCCGGCTTTCGCGAGTATTTCGACAGCGGCGCAATCTGCCTCGTCGAATGGCCGCAACGCGCGGGGCGTCTCCTCGGCGTGCCGGATCTCGTCTTCTCGCTCGAACTGGACAGCGAGGGCGACGGCCGGGTGCTCGTCGCACGGGCATACAGCGAATCAGGAAAGGCATGTCTCGAAAGATGTTGA
- a CDS encoding N-acetylmuramoyl-L-alanine amidase, translating into MSRKMLIKPFRSIESAATATHNWRRRQILRAGASTLVLGLVAPRLAWASSVLGVRVWPARDYTRVTIESDQPLQNAQQLLQGPDRLVVDLNGLDLDQALKDLVSKITPNDPQIQSVRVGQYQPHVVRMVFDLKGSVKPQVFTLPPVGAYKYRLVFDLYPAVAPDPLMDLLAQTERKEQSLNENNAPPATLSGPGTTPPTADNSEAFFERYAQNGSGGPAPNVPRPPVHITPTPVPAPPILGRPAAPVTPPTAIARNKGGNNGSNSGGDDSDDTYAFTAPKSGKSNTVRLLTVAIDPGHGGEDPGAIGGSGTYEKHVALDIAKKLRAKIDAQPNMRAMMTRDADFFVPLNVRVQKARRVGADLFVSIHADAFTTPDAKGSSVFALSEHGASSAAARWMANKENASDQIGGINIKSADATVNRALFDMSTTAQIRDSMRYGNFVLKEIGGINKLHKGSVEQAGFAVLKAPDIPSILVETAFISNPDEERRLNDDAYREKMADAIMTGIKRYFAANPPLAKNRMT; encoded by the coding sequence ATGTCTCGAAAGATGTTGATCAAACCGTTCCGCTCGATCGAATCGGCGGCCACCGCAACGCATAACTGGCGGCGCCGGCAGATTCTGCGCGCGGGCGCGTCCACGCTCGTGCTCGGTCTCGTCGCCCCGCGTCTCGCGTGGGCCAGTTCGGTACTCGGCGTGCGCGTGTGGCCGGCGCGGGATTACACCCGCGTGACGATCGAATCGGATCAGCCTTTGCAGAACGCACAGCAGTTGCTGCAAGGCCCCGACCGGCTGGTGGTCGATCTGAACGGCCTCGATCTCGATCAGGCGCTCAAGGATCTGGTGTCGAAGATCACGCCGAACGATCCGCAGATTCAGTCGGTACGCGTCGGACAATATCAACCGCACGTCGTGCGGATGGTGTTCGATCTGAAGGGGTCGGTGAAGCCGCAGGTGTTCACGTTGCCGCCGGTCGGCGCGTACAAGTACCGGCTGGTGTTCGACCTGTACCCCGCCGTCGCGCCCGATCCGCTGATGGATCTGCTCGCGCAGACCGAGCGCAAGGAACAGAGCCTGAATGAAAACAATGCGCCGCCCGCCACGCTGAGCGGCCCCGGCACCACGCCGCCAACCGCCGACAACAGCGAAGCGTTCTTCGAGCGCTACGCGCAGAATGGCAGCGGCGGGCCCGCGCCCAACGTACCGCGTCCGCCGGTACACATCACGCCGACACCAGTGCCCGCTCCGCCCATCCTGGGCAGGCCGGCAGCGCCAGTGACGCCGCCCACCGCGATCGCCCGCAACAAAGGCGGCAACAACGGCAGCAACAGCGGTGGCGACGACAGCGACGATACCTACGCATTCACCGCGCCCAAATCCGGCAAGAGCAACACCGTGCGTCTGCTAACGGTCGCGATCGACCCGGGCCACGGCGGCGAAGACCCGGGCGCGATCGGCGGCTCGGGTACGTATGAGAAACACGTCGCACTCGACATCGCCAAGAAACTGCGCGCGAAGATCGACGCACAGCCGAACATGCGCGCGATGATGACGCGTGACGCCGACTTCTTCGTGCCGCTCAACGTGCGCGTGCAGAAAGCGCGGCGCGTCGGCGCGGACCTGTTCGTGTCGATTCACGCCGATGCGTTCACCACGCCCGATGCGAAGGGTTCGTCGGTGTTCGCGTTGTCCGAGCACGGCGCATCGAGTGCGGCTGCGCGCTGGATGGCGAACAAGGAGAACGCGTCGGATCAGATCGGCGGCATCAACATCAAATCGGCCGATGCGACCGTCAACCGTGCGCTGTTCGATATGTCGACCACCGCGCAGATTCGCGATTCGATGCGCTACGGCAACTTCGTGCTGAAGGAAATCGGCGGCATCAACAAGCTGCACAAGGGCTCGGTCGAACAGGCCGGATTTGCGGTGCTGAAGGCGCCGGACATTCCGTCGATCCTCGTCGAGACCGCCTTCATCAGCAACCCGGACGAGGAGCGGCGCCTGAACGACGACGCCTATCGCGAGAAGATGGCCGATGCGATCATGACCGGCATCAAGCGTTATTTCGCGGCGAATCCGCCGTTGGCGAAAAACCGCATGACTTGA